One Ignavibacteria bacterium genomic window carries:
- a CDS encoding M14 family zinc carboxypeptidase — MASKILKLIFLFVLVLGLSSDIYSQEKYSFIKIFINSDNDIKSINKHGLFFDHAYFNNNEMEVYLSAGEVELLKKSGVPYQVVVEDWSAFYNERVKYENALFNGNFPDNVEDNTFNISHSMNGSMGGYLTYDQVIAKLDSMRMQYPNLISQKFSIGNSVEGRSMWTVKVSSSPNAPAGKPEVWIHSLIHAREPMSMMNMVYFVYWLLENYNTDPVARYILDNRELYFTPVFNPDGYEYNRSTNPNGGGMWRKNRKNNGNGSFGIDLNRNFGTLQYWNSPNGGSDTTRSSDTYRGTAPFSEPETQNARDFVNSRNFKNALSYHTYGNYYIRPWGWQDTQTPDEAIFHEVSEDMNLHNHFTVGRSYNTVNYGVRGVTDDWYYNDSGHAKIISMTPEVGIGSDGFWPSQARILPLCRQNVWSNIYFVLAAGGFVMPTAAKLNKENYTPGENGSIKVFIRNKGLMPASNVKVECIASSPGLNITTGTFNYANINSRVSDSVTFNFTVPANALNNSAYETVIRIKQNNDTSSVYTMKVWVPVGNGIASYLDSAENGLTGRWTQSGGWGTTTSQFVSPNNSFTDSPTGNYGSSNTRTLTLTNPLNISANKVTIVSFFRRNTIDLLDYAYFDVSADNGTTWSSAKFFNGTQSSWVKEVLDITSLAKATAQLKVRFSLVSNVQTNADGIYIDNIRIMNYNAVPTSVIGNNSEIPLKYSLFQNYPNPFNPSTSIKFDIPKTGFVTLNVYDLLGRQVAQLVNEVKNAGSYNMEFNASNLSSGVYYYKLETADFSDTKKMILIK; from the coding sequence ATGGCATCAAAAATACTTAAATTAATATTCCTGTTTGTTTTAGTTTTAGGATTAAGTTCCGATATTTACTCGCAGGAAAAATATTCATTCATAAAAATATTCATTAACTCTGATAACGATATAAAAAGTATAAATAAACACGGTTTATTTTTTGACCACGCTTATTTCAATAACAATGAAATGGAAGTTTATCTTTCTGCAGGCGAAGTCGAATTACTGAAGAAATCCGGGGTTCCTTATCAGGTTGTTGTTGAGGACTGGAGTGCGTTTTACAACGAAAGAGTTAAATATGAGAATGCACTATTTAACGGAAACTTTCCTGATAATGTTGAGGATAATACTTTTAACATCAGTCATTCAATGAACGGGTCAATGGGCGGTTATTTGACTTATGACCAGGTTATTGCAAAGCTGGATTCAATGAGAATGCAATATCCGAATTTAATTTCTCAAAAATTTTCAATCGGAAATTCCGTCGAAGGAAGATCGATGTGGACTGTGAAAGTCTCAAGTTCTCCTAACGCTCCAGCCGGTAAGCCGGAAGTCTGGATTCACTCGCTTATACACGCGCGCGAACCGATGAGCATGATGAACATGGTATATTTTGTGTACTGGTTATTGGAAAATTATAATACTGACCCGGTAGCAAGGTATATCCTCGACAACAGAGAATTATATTTTACACCTGTCTTCAACCCTGATGGTTATGAATATAACCGTTCAACAAATCCTAACGGAGGCGGTATGTGGAGAAAAAACAGGAAAAACAACGGCAACGGTTCATTCGGAATTGATCTTAACAGAAATTTCGGAACTTTACAGTATTGGAATTCACCTAATGGCGGTTCAGATACAACAAGAAGCAGTGATACATACAGAGGAACCGCTCCGTTTTCCGAACCTGAAACTCAGAATGCAAGAGATTTTGTGAATTCGAGAAATTTTAAAAATGCTTTATCATATCATACCTACGGAAATTATTACATAAGACCATGGGGATGGCAGGACACACAGACGCCCGATGAAGCAATATTTCATGAGGTATCCGAAGACATGAATCTTCACAATCATTTTACGGTAGGCCGGTCATATAATACTGTTAACTATGGCGTGCGCGGTGTTACTGATGATTGGTATTACAATGATTCGGGTCATGCAAAAATTATTTCAATGACACCGGAAGTCGGTATAGGGTCAGACGGCTTCTGGCCGTCACAGGCAAGAATTTTACCGTTATGCAGACAGAACGTTTGGTCTAACATATATTTTGTGCTTGCAGCCGGAGGTTTTGTTATGCCGACTGCCGCAAAGCTTAATAAAGAAAATTATACTCCCGGTGAAAACGGCTCAATAAAAGTATTCATAAGAAATAAAGGTTTGATGCCGGCTTCGAATGTAAAAGTCGAATGCATTGCATCAAGTCCGGGATTAAATATTACTACCGGAACTTTTAATTATGCAAATATAAATTCGAGAGTATCAGATAGTGTTACGTTTAACTTTACCGTTCCTGCAAATGCTCTTAATAATTCCGCTTATGAAACTGTAATCAGAATTAAGCAAAATAATGATACAAGTTCAGTATATACTATGAAAGTCTGGGTGCCCGTCGGAAACGGAATTGCATCTTATCTTGATAGTGCTGAAAACGGTTTGACGGGAAGATGGACGCAGTCAGGAGGATGGGGAACTACTACCAGCCAATTTGTATCTCCAAATAATTCATTCACTGATAGTCCGACCGGAAATTATGGTTCAAGCAACACGAGAACTTTAACCTTAACGAATCCATTAAATATTTCTGCCAATAAAGTTACCATTGTAAGCTTCTTCAGAAGAAATACAATTGACCTTCTTGATTATGCATATTTCGATGTTTCGGCTGATAACGGCACTACCTGGAGCTCCGCAAAATTTTTCAATGGCACTCAATCAAGCTGGGTTAAAGAAGTTCTTGACATAACTTCACTTGCTAAAGCAACAGCACAGCTTAAAGTCAGATTCTCGCTTGTATCAAATGTCCAGACTAATGCAGACGGTATTTATATTGATAATATCAGAATAATGAATTACAATGCCGTGCCTACTTCCGTCATAGGAAACAATTCGGAAATTCCATTAAAATATAGTTTATTTCAAAATTATCCGAATCCGTTTAACCCATCAACTTCTATTAAATTTGATATACCTAAAACCGGGTTTGTAACTTTAAATGTGTATGATTTGTTGGGAAGACAGGTTGCTCAGCTGGTAAACGAAGTTAAAAATGCCGGGTCATATAATATGGAATTTAATGCATCGAATTTATCGAGTGGTGTATATTATTATAAGCTCGAAACGGCAGATTTTTCAGACACTAAAAAAATGATTTTAATTAAATAA
- a CDS encoding YCF48-related protein has translation MKLYSVIILFLSIISFVNANADSAWVKLNTPYEIIYGGIYFFDENNGIVCGEGGIILKTSDGGNNWTRIITIIGDRLTAISFLNNQTGYICGSGGRILKTTDAGNSWVTQNTVSTLELKSIHAITERNVFACGDSGVVVRSIDGGDTWESNNAFNSYFLSTIKFINENTGYTAGLSGKMFRTLDAGENWEEVNSGTDKNIHSIFFLNQTTGYFVGLPGNIFKTTDSGISWNFQNSGVGNSLRSVYFPNANTGYIAGYMTFILKTTNSGINWKIQQIPYTDNLLTSIFFVNDTVGYACGYYGRILKTTTGGEMPDTSVIPVPPVIYNFNLAQNYPNPFNGFTKINYEVPVDDNYSLEIFDLSGRKIRSVINRFIQKGNYFINISSDNLASGVYFYRLRSEKYSQVKKFTLIK, from the coding sequence ATGAAATTATATTCCGTTATAATACTTTTTTTGTCAATTATTTCATTTGTTAATGCAAATGCAGATTCAGCTTGGGTAAAGCTGAACACTCCTTATGAAATAATTTACGGCGGTATATATTTTTTTGATGAAAACAATGGTATTGTTTGCGGTGAAGGCGGGATAATTTTAAAAACATCTGACGGCGGAAATAACTGGACAAGAATAATCACAATAATCGGAGACCGGCTAACAGCAATAAGCTTTCTTAACAACCAAACGGGATATATTTGCGGCAGTGGCGGAAGAATTTTAAAAACAACTGATGCAGGAAATTCGTGGGTAACACAGAATACAGTTTCTACTCTTGAACTTAAATCAATTCATGCAATAACAGAACGAAATGTTTTTGCATGCGGAGATTCCGGTGTTGTAGTAAGGAGTATTGACGGAGGTGATACCTGGGAGTCTAATAACGCTTTCAATTCATATTTTCTTAGCACAATAAAATTCATAAATGAAAATACTGGATATACTGCAGGTTTATCGGGAAAAATGTTTCGAACTCTGGATGCGGGTGAAAATTGGGAAGAGGTGAATAGCGGAACAGATAAAAACATACACTCAATTTTTTTTCTCAATCAGACGACAGGATATTTCGTAGGACTACCGGGTAATATTTTTAAGACAACAGATTCCGGAATAAGCTGGAACTTCCAAAACAGTGGAGTGGGAAACTCACTCAGGTCTGTTTATTTTCCGAATGCTAACACCGGTTACATTGCAGGATATATGACCTTTATTTTAAAAACAACGAACAGCGGAATTAACTGGAAAATTCAACAAATTCCTTACACTGATAATCTTCTCACTTCGATATTTTTTGTTAATGATACCGTTGGGTATGCGTGCGGTTATTACGGAAGGATTCTGAAAACAACTACCGGCGGAGAGATGCCGGATACATCGGTTATACCTGTTCCTCCTGTAATTTATAATTTCAATCTTGCTCAAAATTATCCTAACCCTTTCAACGGTTTTACAAAAATTAACTATGAAGTCCCCGTTGATGATAATTATTCTTTGGAAATTTTTGATTTATCGGGAAGAAAAATCAGAAGTGTAATTAACCGCTTCATACAAAAAGGAAATTATTTTATCAACATCTCTTCGGATAATCTTGCTTCAGGTGTTTATTTTTATCGTCTGCGTTCAGAAAAATATTCACAGGTTAAAAAATTTACTCTTATAAAGTAG
- the recG gene encoding ATP-dependent DNA helicase RecG, protein MDIKYIKGIGDKRAEAFKKIGVSNIEDFLNFIPRSYIRKVNILDIDKDTDELIAVYGEVIQVKLPSKLNHPVKVFLRDSTGTIEIPIFGATEFRSKQFRLYGKYIFCGKLELNYYSRNICLNYRDHLPINEHDANDIEFLKYPYLPVYELSCVLKKTWIKTLSLAKIVFNAFKVISKNNKNFIEESLPQNILDNNNLLSKKDAVIRINFPLKYNDIENSRKRLAFEELFYLQLIMALRKEHTQNEKKGISFSNDIMDLNKSFREALEFELTGAQKKVMNEIYEDMKSDKCMNRLLQGDVGSGKTIVAIYAMLIAIENGYQAAFMCPTEILAEQHYKTISSFVSKLGIKTVLLIGGQKKKLREEILNDIKSGNANIIVGTHALIQEKVEFNKLGFVIIDEQHKFGVMQRARLKEKGLNPDVLIMTATPIPRTLSLAYYGDLDVSVIDEMPKNRKEIKTALRKDADKEKIFDFVKTEIKNGRQAFIVYPIIDESEKLELKAAEKEFVHLKENVFTEHVTGMIHGRMQWYEKDEIMEDFKTGKIKVLVSTTVIEVGIDIPNATIMIIEEAQRFGLSQLHQLRGRVGRGAEQSYCILIAKGNEEETMKRLNILCETNNGFEIAEKDMEIRGPGEFFGIRQSGVLNFSCTDLARDKDLLQQARDIAFEIIQSDTYLRKPEHKIIRDNFMTNYKDSLYLMKIA, encoded by the coding sequence TTGGATATAAAATACATCAAAGGTATTGGCGACAAACGTGCGGAAGCATTCAAAAAAATAGGCGTATCAAACATTGAAGACTTTTTAAATTTCATTCCCCGCTCTTATATCCGCAAAGTTAATATTCTTGACATCGATAAAGATACGGATGAGCTTATTGCCGTTTATGGTGAAGTCATTCAGGTTAAGCTTCCTTCCAAATTAAATCATCCTGTAAAAGTTTTTTTGAGAGATTCGACAGGAACGATAGAAATTCCTATTTTCGGCGCAACTGAGTTCCGCTCAAAACAATTCCGGTTATACGGCAAGTATATATTTTGCGGAAAGCTTGAATTAAATTATTACTCACGAAACATATGCCTTAACTACCGCGACCATCTTCCTATAAATGAGCATGACGCAAATGATATTGAGTTTTTGAAATATCCATACCTGCCTGTGTATGAGCTTTCCTGTGTCTTAAAAAAAACCTGGATTAAAACCCTCTCTCTTGCAAAAATTGTTTTTAATGCGTTTAAAGTTATTTCAAAAAACAATAAAAATTTTATCGAAGAATCTTTACCGCAAAATATTTTAGATAATAATAATTTATTATCTAAAAAAGATGCAGTTATAAGAATAAACTTCCCTTTAAAATATAACGATATCGAAAACTCACGAAAGCGTCTGGCATTTGAAGAGCTTTTCTATCTCCAATTGATAATGGCTTTGCGAAAAGAGCATACCCAAAATGAAAAGAAAGGAATAAGCTTCAGCAATGATATAATGGATTTGAATAAGAGTTTCAGAGAAGCTCTTGAATTTGAACTTACAGGAGCGCAGAAAAAAGTTATGAATGAAATTTATGAGGATATGAAATCGGATAAGTGCATGAACAGATTACTTCAAGGTGATGTCGGAAGCGGCAAGACAATTGTGGCAATTTACGCAATGCTTATTGCAATTGAAAATGGTTATCAGGCGGCATTCATGTGTCCAACTGAAATACTTGCCGAACAACATTATAAGACTATTTCAAGTTTTGTTTCAAAGCTTGGAATAAAAACAGTACTACTAATCGGAGGACAAAAGAAAAAACTGCGCGAAGAAATTCTTAATGATATAAAATCGGGTAACGCAAATATAATAGTCGGAACTCATGCGTTGATTCAGGAAAAAGTGGAGTTTAATAAACTTGGTTTCGTTATCATTGATGAGCAGCATAAGTTTGGAGTTATGCAGAGAGCAAGGCTTAAAGAAAAAGGATTAAATCCCGATGTGCTTATAATGACTGCAACTCCGATTCCGAGAACACTGTCACTTGCATATTATGGAGACCTGGATGTTTCTGTAATTGATGAGATGCCTAAAAACAGAAAAGAAATTAAAACTGCTTTGCGCAAAGATGCTGATAAAGAAAAAATATTTGATTTTGTAAAAACAGAAATCAAAAATGGCAGACAGGCATTTATTGTATACCCCATTATAGATGAATCGGAGAAGCTTGAGCTTAAAGCAGCCGAAAAGGAATTTGTGCATCTGAAAGAAAATGTGTTTACTGAACATGTAACAGGTATGATTCATGGAAGAATGCAATGGTATGAAAAGGATGAAATAATGGAAGATTTTAAAACCGGAAAAATAAAAGTTCTGGTTTCAACAACCGTCATTGAAGTAGGAATTGATATTCCAAATGCAACCATAATGATAATTGAAGAAGCGCAACGATTTGGTTTATCACAGCTTCATCAATTGCGCGGCAGAGTAGGAAGAGGTGCTGAGCAATCTTATTGCATATTAATTGCAAAAGGAAATGAAGAAGAAACAATGAAACGACTTAATATTTTGTGTGAAACAAATAACGGTTTTGAGATTGCAGAAAAAGATATGGAAATAAGAGGACCCGGTGAATTTTTTGGAATACGTCAATCGGGGGTATTGAATTTTTCCTGCACGGATTTAGCAAGGGATAAAGACCTGCTTCAACAGGCAAGGGACATTGCATTTGAAATTATTCAAAGTGATACTTATCTCAGAAAACCCGAACATAAAATTATCAGGGATAATTTTATGACAAATTACAAGGATTCTCTATATCTTATGAAGATAGCATAA
- a CDS encoding undecaprenyl-phosphate glucose phosphotransferase: MLNTSSKKVEFFLPLFTVLSDFIAIFLAFYLAFEFRFYSFFEKYFEVTKGFPDFQAYFIFVLVSLPVWFYVFQTRKMYRLNRNVFILDELPAIIKCVTISVVILMAMIFFYRDFEFSRITFVLVWFFSIVLITLGRYIMLKIEKSLYQKNIGVKNVAVVGTNEMALEIYEKFSNDKFAGFNIMGYFSREDADVTLLKNKKLLGKYEELPQKIKQLKLEKLLISLSASEHDDIYDLIKICEGINIEFMLAPDYVEIITSKLKVVEVDGIPFMKLKSLPLNIWNKIVKRLFDIITSAFIIIISSPVMLLIAILVKTSSKGPLFYKQERVGLDGEKFMMYKFRSMKTDAEEEGPKMTMKNDDRYTSIGKILRKYSLDELPQFFNVLLGDMSIVGPRPEREYFINILKDSFKNYLERHRVKCGITGWAQVNGLRGSNTPLQTRIDYDIYYIENWSLTFDIKIILKTFKEMFFSKDAF; the protein is encoded by the coding sequence ATGTTAAATACTTCGAGCAAAAAAGTTGAGTTTTTTCTTCCATTATTTACGGTTTTATCCGATTTTATAGCAATTTTTCTTGCGTTTTATCTCGCATTTGAATTCAGGTTCTATTCTTTTTTTGAAAAATATTTTGAAGTAACAAAAGGGTTTCCTGATTTCCAGGCTTATTTTATTTTTGTTTTAGTCAGCTTGCCCGTCTGGTTTTATGTATTTCAAACGCGAAAGATGTACCGTTTGAACCGTAATGTTTTCATTCTGGATGAACTCCCTGCAATTATTAAATGCGTTACTATATCCGTTGTTATATTAATGGCAATGATTTTCTTTTATAGAGATTTCGAATTTTCAAGAATAACGTTTGTGCTTGTCTGGTTCTTCTCGATTGTGCTTATAACATTGGGCAGATATATAATGTTAAAAATAGAGAAGAGCTTGTATCAGAAAAATATCGGTGTTAAAAATGTTGCTGTCGTTGGAACTAATGAAATGGCATTAGAGATTTATGAAAAGTTTTCTAACGATAAATTTGCAGGGTTTAATATTATGGGTTATTTTTCAAGAGAAGACGCAGATGTTACGTTATTAAAAAACAAAAAACTTTTAGGGAAGTATGAAGAGCTGCCTCAAAAAATTAAACAATTAAAATTAGAAAAGCTTTTAATATCTTTATCGGCAAGTGAACACGATGATATTTATGACCTTATAAAAATTTGCGAAGGCATAAATATAGAGTTCATGCTTGCACCGGATTATGTTGAAATAATTACAAGCAAGCTTAAGGTAGTTGAAGTTGACGGCATCCCGTTCATGAAGCTTAAATCTCTTCCTTTAAATATATGGAACAAAATTGTCAAAAGATTATTTGATATTATAACTTCGGCATTCATAATAATAATATCTTCACCCGTAATGCTTTTGATAGCAATACTTGTCAAAACAAGCTCTAAAGGTCCTTTGTTTTATAAGCAGGAAAGAGTGGGTTTAGACGGCGAAAAATTTATGATGTATAAATTTCGTTCAATGAAAACTGATGCAGAAGAAGAAGGACCTAAAATGACAATGAAAAATGACGACCGTTATACATCAATAGGAAAAATATTACGAAAATACAGCTTAGATGAACTGCCTCAGTTTTTTAATGTTTTATTGGGTGATATGAGTATTGTGGGACCAAGACCGGAAAGAGAATATTTTATAAATATTCTCAAAGATTCGTTCAAGAACTATTTGGAGAGACATAGAGTTAAATGCGGTATCACAGGTTGGGCGCAGGTAAATGGTTTGAGAGGTTCAAATACACCGCTTCAGACAAGGATAGACTACGATATTTATTACATAGAAAATTGGTCTTTGACTTTTGATATTAAAATAATTCTTAAGACATTCAAAGAAATGTTTTTTTCTAAAGATGCCTTTTAA
- a CDS encoding T9SS type A sorting domain-containing protein — MLSCFVVVSFIYISFSESKINDIAESSSGEEVVLAFITYNDFGNNLYIDNLTSGRRVANDVKVSSINNIKPGTTYLPDNSPDTIAPKLNITNLGLTATPTDSANAVTVFFRVFNFDYWDSVKVITSIASGATYEVTFDNLVIFPGTEFLVHAYIRYPADTIRNNDTLFQFSNYLAGIKRKVLFQEFTSATSPSSASNNIFLNSFLASNSDNVASIKYHRGVPPPGTDSLYLANTVQSDSMRLYYNTFQVPSTIVDGKHLVQIPYSIDSNLIKPFNARINEGSPVLVQVSDSLLASGDTIMSTVTVNNIYNLSTEASYTLKLNVIEKYKSFIPMPSGWYDSTFIDIFRSAVPGINGITLPTVSGIYTYQFKFYVQPGWNYSKIYIVAFVQNETNREILNSAKSKNIPVPFIAKPVVYKPINPRDVDFEAPLSFSNGIYVNGLSDTIYPTQFTAQNFESYFPPPGWRIKNPDALITFDRYTGSNGPQLGGNNSVRMPFYFYSYEGQTDTLVSAKIYGLKNTDTIKFDYSYAQYSSQTIDSLKVLISNDGGKTYLPEPVFNKGGLSLATSGSTTIAYAPTNPNQWKTFSIGLFDVVNINQISSQIPSAFNLHQNYPNPFNPTTKIKFDINKTGFVKLKIYDITGREIASLVNMKLSAGQYEYKWDAVNFASGVYFYTLKLDDASVSKRMVLVK, encoded by the coding sequence ATGCTTTCGTGCTTTGTGGTTGTTTCTTTTATCTATATATCTTTTTCAGAAAGCAAGATAAACGACATTGCTGAGTCATCTTCAGGCGAGGAAGTTGTTCTGGCGTTTATTACATATAATGACTTTGGGAATAATTTATACATCGATAATTTAACTTCCGGCAGGCGAGTAGCAAATGATGTTAAGGTATCTTCCATCAATAACATAAAACCCGGCACTACGTATTTGCCTGATAACAGCCCTGATACAATTGCACCTAAATTAAATATTACAAATCTTGGGCTCACTGCTACTCCAACAGATTCCGCAAATGCTGTTACAGTTTTTTTTAGAGTTTTTAATTTTGATTATTGGGATTCTGTAAAAGTAATTACTTCAATTGCTTCCGGAGCGACATATGAAGTTACTTTCGATAACCTTGTTATTTTTCCGGGAACAGAGTTTCTTGTTCATGCATATATCAGATATCCTGCAGATACCATAAGAAACAATGACACGCTTTTTCAGTTCTCGAATTATCTTGCGGGCATTAAAAGAAAAGTTTTATTTCAGGAATTCACAAGCGCAACAAGTCCTTCATCAGCGTCTAACAATATTTTTTTAAATTCTTTTCTTGCATCAAATTCCGATAACGTTGCTTCAATAAAATATCACCGCGGAGTTCCGCCGCCGGGAACAGACTCATTATATCTTGCAAACACGGTGCAGTCCGATTCCATGAGGTTGTATTACAATACTTTTCAGGTTCCTTCGACAATCGTTGACGGAAAACATCTTGTTCAAATTCCATATTCAATCGACTCAAATCTGATTAAACCATTTAATGCAAGAATCAATGAAGGTTCACCCGTTCTGGTTCAGGTTTCAGACAGCTTGCTTGCAAGCGGCGATACTATTATGAGCACCGTTACTGTTAATAATATTTATAATCTCTCCACGGAGGCAAGTTATACTCTTAAATTAAATGTAATCGAAAAATATAAATCGTTTATACCAATGCCATCAGGATGGTATGACTCAACCTTCATAGATATTTTCAGAAGCGCTGTACCGGGAATTAACGGAATAACACTTCCGACAGTTTCGGGAATATATACCTATCAATTCAAATTTTATGTTCAGCCGGGATGGAACTACAGCAAAATTTATATTGTGGCTTTTGTGCAAAATGAAACGAACCGTGAGATTTTAAATTCCGCAAAATCGAAAAATATTCCTGTACCTTTCATAGCAAAACCCGTTGTATATAAACCAATCAATCCACGGGATGTCGATTTCGAGGCGCCGTTAAGCTTCAGTAACGGAATTTATGTAAACGGTTTAAGTGATACTATCTATCCTACTCAATTTACTGCGCAAAACTTTGAATCCTATTTTCCTCCGCCCGGATGGAGGATTAAAAATCCTGATGCGCTTATAACTTTTGATAGATACACAGGTTCAAATGGACCACAATTGGGTGGCAATAATTCGGTCAGAATGCCTTTTTATTTTTATTCATATGAAGGTCAGACAGATACTTTGGTTTCCGCCAAAATTTACGGGCTTAAAAATACTGATACAATAAAGTTTGATTATTCATATGCGCAATATTCAAGCCAGACAATTGATAGTTTGAAAGTTTTAATTTCAAACGATGGCGGAAAAACTTATTTACCTGAACCGGTTTTTAATAAAGGCGGATTAAGCTTAGCAACCTCAGGCTCAACAACGATTGCATATGCGCCAACAAATCCGAATCAGTGGAAAACTTTTTCAATTGGTTTGTTTGACGTGGTGAACATAAACCAAATTAGCTCACAAATTCCTTCTGCGTTTAATTTGCATCAGAATTATCCTAATCCTTTTAACCCGACCACAAAAATAAAATTCGATATAAATAAAACAGGATTTGTGAAATTGAAAATTTATGATATTACGGGAAGAGAGATTGCATCTCTTGTAAACATGAAATTAAGTGCAGGGCAGTATGAATACAAATGGGATGCAGTTAACTTTGCAAGTGGAGTGTATTTTTATACTTTGAAGCTTGATGATGCAAGTGTTTCTAAAAGAATGGTGTTAGTGAAGTAA
- a CDS encoding metallophosphoesterase: protein MPGWVFDSYILPFYVFQGAIIFIGLYLLILKVIKAPFSLSLFLLKKIGSFRNWYNKITSKKQIIKYNAGRRKFITGTTMAVSGYAFFASGMGVIKRNKYEITKVDIAIPDLPIEMKGTTFILASDFHSGPYMPEEMMKEYTDAINSLQGDYIILPGDFTNSNIKEVVPFAKAFRDLKAKKGIYGTLGNHDYFSDPNYIAEYIFNETPIKLLRNSAEILNINGKPLCLLGMEDTRESGVRFTNELQAYMDKTLLTAQNVTAENGFEYGSIPKIMIYHKPYFMDKMSDANMDLVLSGHTHGGQVVLFDAMGVNLSLASTVSPFISGFYKHKNSQLYVSRGIGMVGLPMRLNCPPEITKITLV from the coding sequence TTGCCGGGATGGGTTTTTGATTCTTATATACTTCCTTTTTATGTATTTCAGGGAGCAATAATTTTTATCGGACTATATCTTTTAATATTAAAAGTTATAAAAGCTCCTTTTTCTCTTTCGTTATTTTTGCTCAAAAAAATCGGTTCATTCAGAAACTGGTATAATAAAATAACTTCAAAGAAGCAGATTATAAAATATAATGCAGGCAGGAGAAAGTTCATTACAGGAACCACAATGGCAGTTTCAGGTTATGCATTTTTTGCTTCGGGTATGGGTGTCATAAAAAGAAATAAATATGAAATAACCAAAGTTGATATTGCCATACCGGATTTGCCAATCGAGATGAAAGGAACAACTTTCATTCTTGCAAGTGACTTTCACAGCGGACCTTATATGCCGGAAGAAATGATGAAAGAATATACCGATGCTATAAACAGCTTGCAGGGCGATTATATTATTCTGCCGGGAGATTTTACAAATTCAAATATAAAGGAAGTTGTTCCTTTTGCAAAAGCTTTCAGAGATTTGAAAGCCAAGAAAGGAATTTATGGAACTCTTGGAAATCATGACTATTTCTCCGACCCGAATTATATCGCAGAATATATTTTCAACGAAACTCCTATAAAGCTTTTGAGAAACAGCGCAGAGATTCTGAACATCAACGGCAAGCCGTTGTGTCTCCTTGGAATGGAAGACACGCGAGAAAGCGGTGTGAGATTTACAAATGAACTGCAGGCATATATGGATAAAACGCTTTTGACTGCGCAAAATGTAACAGCAGAAAACGGATTTGAATATGGTTCAATTCCGAAAATTATGATTTACCATAAACCGTATTTTATGGATAAAATGTCCGATGCTAATATGGATTTGGTATTGAGCGGTCATACACACGGCGGACAGGTTGTATTGTTTGATGCTATGGGAGTAAATCTTTCTTTGGCTTCAACAGTAAGTCCCTTCATAAGCGGATTTTACAAACACAAAAACTCACAGTTATATGTCTCCCGCGGTATTGGCATGGTCGGGCTTCCCATGCGACTTAACTGTCCTCCTGAGATAACAAAAATCACATTAGTTTAA